The proteins below are encoded in one region of Paeniglutamicibacter cryotolerans:
- a CDS encoding SOUL family heme-binding protein, which yields MTEQQPYRVEQSRAEFEIRRYPEHLLAEVLVDASFEDAGNRAFRDLFGYIGGGNRLSRDIAMTAPVVQTAASEKIAMTAPVIQQGIGDSSAGGRTGRYRVAFVLPKQLRLESAPVPTNPRVHLRRVEEGLVAVKGYSGRWSQPNYQSHLQDLRIALRAAGFTTRGEPRFARFDPPFKPWFLRRNEIMFDLEDPS from the coding sequence ATGACGGAGCAGCAGCCCTACCGCGTGGAGCAAAGTCGTGCGGAGTTTGAGATTCGCCGATATCCCGAACATCTACTAGCCGAAGTTTTGGTTGATGCCAGTTTCGAGGATGCAGGAAACCGTGCTTTCCGTGATCTGTTTGGATACATTGGCGGCGGGAACCGCTTATCCCGTGATATTGCCATGACGGCGCCGGTGGTCCAGACCGCAGCATCGGAAAAGATCGCGATGACGGCCCCCGTCATCCAGCAGGGCATCGGTGATTCGTCAGCTGGTGGCCGGACCGGGCGATACCGCGTCGCGTTCGTCTTGCCGAAGCAGCTGCGGCTCGAAAGCGCTCCTGTGCCCACCAACCCACGCGTGCACTTGCGCAGGGTTGAGGAGGGACTGGTGGCAGTGAAGGGCTATAGCGGGCGCTGGAGTCAGCCGAATTATCAGAGCCACCTCCAAGATCTACGGATTGCGCTTCGTGCTGCGGGTTTCACCACTAGGGGGGAACCGCGTTTCGCCAGGTTCGATCCCCCCTTTAAGCCGTGGTTCTTACGCCGCAACGAAATCATGTTTGACCTGGAGGATCCGAGCTGA
- a CDS encoding bifunctional proline dehydrogenase/L-glutamate gamma-semialdehyde dehydrogenase, with protein sequence MTTPQELADEAVTLVRHWLTEGAKVPVDASAAQLAGVLKDPNGLDFTVGFVDGVIRPEDLKVAARNLKALAPKVPSFLPWYMKSAVALGGTMAPILPGIVVPIARRVLREMVGHLIIDATDAKLGASIKKIKKDGIDLNINLLGEAILGEGEAARRLEGTHKLLARDDVDYVSIKVSSTVAPHNHWAFDEAVGHIVDKLIPLYAVAAQATPKQKFINLDMEEYKDLDLTIAVFTRILDLPEFLDLEAGIVLQAYLPDALSAMIHLQEWSAKRVARGGASIKVRVVKGANLPMEQVEANLHGWPVATCNSKQDSDTSYKSVLEYSLRPGHVENVRIGIAGHNLFDVALAWLLAKSRGVTAGIEFEMLLGMATGQAEAVRRDVGELLLYTPVVHPGEFDVAIAYLIRRLEEGASQENFMSAVFELEANEALFERERARFMDSLNALSNVIPAPHRIQDRTKPDAAAIEAKLSALADGTADFENTPDTDPDLPGNRAWGRAIVQKMVGSTLGNDTIAAHTLATEDELNAVMDTAVAASAGWQEMGAAARAAILHRAGVTLEARRAELLEVMGSECGKTLDQGDPEVSEAIDFAHYYAQRGLELENVDGAVFVPSKVTVVTPPWNFPVAIPAGSALSALAAGSAVVIKPAGQAARSGAVMIEALWEAGVPRDVLQFIQLSEKGLGTELVSHPAVDRLILTGGYETAQLFRSFRKDLPMLAETSGKNAVIVTPNADLDLAAKDVALSAFGHAGQKCSAASLVIMVGSVAKSKRFHNQLVDAVNSLKIGYPQDPQTQMGPVIEPAQGKLLRGLTTLGSGEKWVLEPSKLDDSGKLWSPGIRSGVKRGSEFHLTEYFGPILGVMTAETLEEAIAMVNDIDYGLTSGLHSLDSDEMAHWLENIQAGNLYINRGITGAIVQRQPFGGWKKSAVGAGTKAGGPNYLVGMGSWKDAPITAATTALGRSDTSMLEAARSAGIGEPDVAWLERALASDAVVWNNEFNTAKDVSDLHAERNVFRYRALDVTVRFEAQTSGHGLAEMARIVSAGLTAGSRIALSSAVEIPAALRAAITGAGVSVSIEDAAAWTHRAEALAAKTGPDSAARIRLIGGSLAGTAEATNGKPDVAIYAGDVVAAGRVEMLTFLHEQAISITAHRFGTPNHLSDSVI encoded by the coding sequence ATGACCACCCCGCAGGAGCTCGCCGACGAGGCGGTCACGCTTGTTCGGCACTGGCTCACCGAAGGTGCAAAGGTCCCGGTTGACGCGTCCGCCGCCCAGCTGGCAGGCGTCCTGAAGGACCCCAATGGCCTGGACTTCACGGTCGGCTTCGTTGACGGCGTGATTCGCCCCGAGGACTTGAAGGTTGCTGCGCGCAATCTCAAGGCCCTGGCCCCGAAGGTCCCCTCCTTCCTGCCCTGGTATATGAAGTCTGCGGTCGCCCTCGGCGGCACCATGGCCCCGATCCTTCCCGGCATCGTCGTGCCGATCGCCCGCCGCGTGCTGCGCGAAATGGTCGGCCACCTGATTATCGACGCCACTGATGCCAAGCTCGGCGCCTCGATCAAGAAGATCAAGAAGGACGGGATCGACCTCAACATCAACCTGCTCGGCGAGGCCATCCTCGGCGAGGGGGAGGCCGCGCGCCGCCTGGAGGGCACCCACAAGCTGCTCGCCCGCGACGATGTCGACTACGTCTCGATCAAGGTTTCCTCGACCGTTGCACCGCACAACCACTGGGCCTTCGACGAGGCCGTTGGCCACATCGTGGACAAGCTGATTCCGCTGTACGCCGTCGCCGCCCAGGCCACGCCGAAGCAGAAGTTCATCAACCTGGACATGGAGGAATACAAGGACCTGGACCTGACCATTGCGGTCTTCACCCGGATCCTGGACCTTCCCGAGTTCCTGGACCTCGAGGCCGGCATCGTGCTGCAGGCCTACCTGCCCGATGCCCTGAGCGCCATGATCCACCTGCAGGAATGGTCCGCCAAGCGCGTGGCCCGCGGTGGCGCGTCGATCAAGGTCCGCGTCGTCAAGGGCGCCAACCTGCCCATGGAACAGGTCGAGGCGAACCTGCACGGCTGGCCCGTGGCGACCTGCAACTCCAAGCAGGATTCGGACACTTCCTACAAGTCGGTGCTCGAGTACTCGCTGCGCCCGGGCCATGTGGAAAACGTGCGCATCGGCATAGCCGGCCACAACCTCTTCGACGTCGCACTGGCCTGGCTGCTGGCCAAGTCCCGCGGCGTCACCGCCGGCATTGAATTCGAGATGCTGCTGGGCATGGCCACCGGCCAGGCCGAGGCTGTGCGCCGTGACGTCGGCGAGCTGCTGCTCTACACCCCGGTCGTCCACCCGGGCGAGTTCGACGTGGCCATCGCCTACCTGATCCGCCGCCTTGAAGAGGGCGCGAGCCAGGAGAACTTCATGTCCGCAGTCTTCGAGCTCGAGGCCAACGAGGCACTGTTCGAGCGCGAACGCGCCCGCTTCATGGACTCGCTGAACGCCTTGAGCAACGTCATCCCGGCACCGCACCGCATCCAGGACCGTACGAAGCCCGATGCTGCCGCCATCGAGGCCAAGCTGAGCGCGCTGGCCGACGGCACCGCCGACTTCGAGAACACCCCGGACACCGACCCCGACCTGCCGGGCAACCGCGCCTGGGGCCGCGCCATCGTGCAAAAGATGGTCGGCTCGACGCTGGGCAACGACACCATCGCAGCCCACACCCTGGCCACGGAGGACGAGCTGAACGCCGTCATGGATACCGCCGTCGCGGCTTCCGCCGGTTGGCAGGAAATGGGCGCGGCGGCACGTGCTGCGATCCTGCACCGCGCCGGTGTCACCTTGGAGGCACGCCGTGCCGAACTGCTCGAGGTCATGGGCTCCGAGTGCGGCAAGACCCTGGACCAGGGCGACCCCGAGGTCTCCGAAGCCATCGACTTCGCCCACTACTACGCCCAGCGCGGTTTGGAACTGGAAAACGTCGACGGCGCCGTGTTCGTGCCCTCGAAGGTCACCGTCGTGACCCCGCCGTGGAATTTCCCGGTGGCCATCCCGGCCGGCTCGGCCTTGTCCGCGCTTGCCGCAGGCTCGGCCGTCGTGATCAAGCCAGCGGGCCAGGCGGCCCGCTCCGGTGCCGTCATGATCGAGGCGCTCTGGGAAGCCGGCGTGCCGCGCGATGTGCTGCAGTTTATCCAGCTCTCCGAAAAGGGACTGGGCACCGAACTCGTTTCGCACCCGGCGGTTGACCGGCTGATTCTCACTGGAGGCTACGAGACGGCTCAGCTGTTCCGCTCGTTCCGCAAGGACCTGCCGATGCTGGCCGAGACCAGCGGCAAGAACGCCGTCATCGTCACCCCGAACGCGGACCTGGACCTGGCAGCCAAGGACGTCGCGCTGTCGGCCTTCGGCCACGCGGGACAGAAGTGCTCCGCCGCCTCGCTGGTCATCATGGTCGGCTCGGTGGCGAAGTCCAAACGCTTCCACAACCAGCTGGTCGACGCCGTCAACTCGCTGAAGATCGGCTACCCGCAGGACCCGCAGACCCAGATGGGCCCGGTGATCGAACCCGCACAGGGCAAGCTGCTGCGCGGCCTGACCACGCTGGGCAGCGGTGAGAAGTGGGTGCTCGAGCCGTCCAAGCTCGACGATTCGGGCAAGCTGTGGAGCCCGGGCATCCGCTCGGGCGTCAAGCGCGGCTCCGAGTTCCACCTGACCGAGTACTTCGGCCCGATCCTCGGCGTCATGACAGCGGAGACCCTCGAAGAGGCCATAGCCATGGTCAACGACATCGACTACGGCCTGACCTCGGGCCTGCACTCGCTGGATTCCGATGAGATGGCCCATTGGCTGGAGAACATCCAGGCCGGCAACCTCTACATCAACCGCGGCATCACCGGTGCCATCGTGCAGCGCCAGCCGTTCGGCGGCTGGAAGAAGTCGGCGGTCGGTGCTGGCACCAAGGCCGGCGGACCGAACTACCTCGTCGGCATGGGCTCCTGGAAGGATGCCCCGATCACCGCGGCAACCACCGCCCTGGGCCGCTCCGACACCTCGATGCTTGAGGCGGCACGCTCCGCCGGCATCGGCGAGCCGGATGTCGCATGGCTCGAGCGTGCGCTGGCCTCCGACGCCGTCGTGTGGAACAACGAGTTCAACACGGCCAAGGACGTCTCCGACCTGCACGCCGAGCGCAATGTGTTCCGTTACCGCGCCCTGGACGTCACCGTGCGCTTCGAGGCGCAGACCTCGGGTCACGGTCTGGCCGAAATGGCCCGTATCGTCTCTGCCGGCCTCACCGCCGGTTCCCGCATCGCGCTGAGCTCCGCCGTTGAAATCCCGGCCGCTCTGCGTGCCGCCATCACCGGCGCCGGAGTCTCCGTGTCCATCGAGGATGCGGCGGCATGGACCCATCGCGCCGAGGCACTGGCGGCGAAGACCGGACCGGACTCCGCGGCCCGCATCCGACTGATCGGCGGCTCGCTCGCCGGGACCGCCGAGGCCACCAACGGCAAGCCGGACGTCGCCATCTACGCCGGCGACGTCGTGGCAGCCGGCCGCGTGGAAATGCTGACATTCTTGCACGAACAGGCTATCTCCATCACCGCGCACCGCTTCGGCACTCCGAACCACCTCAGCGACTCGGTCATCTAG
- a CDS encoding LysR substrate-binding domain-containing protein, which produces MLEIRRLRLLRELSIRGTIAEVAATLSYSPSSVSQQLALLEKEVGVPLMRKVGRRLALTPQANVLVAHTEELLDSLERAEAALSSTMPTVSGTVRLAVFQTAVLALMPHVLRQLREEHPKLRVELVQHEPETALHETWARDFDLVVAEQYPGHAAPHYAELDHEELTHDPLRLALPLRTEQAPAEFHRVESIAQAAGLPWVMEPRGAASRHWAEQVCRLAGFEPDVRYQTADLQAHVRLVESGNAVALLPDLVWAAQPRDLRTVALPGLPQRTIFTAMRRSSAQNPAIRAVRRALQDEAGALPRDIGQGS; this is translated from the coding sequence ATGCTTGAAATCCGCCGTTTACGCCTCCTGCGCGAACTGAGCATCCGCGGAACCATCGCCGAGGTCGCCGCCACCCTGAGCTACTCACCGTCATCGGTGTCACAACAGCTCGCCCTGCTTGAAAAGGAGGTTGGAGTGCCGTTGATGCGCAAGGTGGGCCGGAGGCTGGCCCTCACCCCGCAGGCAAACGTGCTCGTCGCCCACACCGAAGAGCTGCTTGACTCACTTGAGCGGGCCGAGGCCGCACTCTCCTCGACCATGCCGACCGTCTCCGGGACGGTGCGCCTGGCGGTATTCCAGACAGCCGTCCTCGCCCTGATGCCGCACGTGCTGCGCCAGCTGCGTGAGGAGCACCCGAAACTGCGCGTCGAGCTGGTCCAGCATGAGCCCGAAACGGCACTACACGAGACCTGGGCACGGGATTTCGACCTGGTAGTAGCGGAACAATACCCCGGACATGCGGCGCCCCACTATGCGGAGCTCGATCACGAGGAGCTGACCCATGACCCACTGCGGCTGGCCCTGCCGCTGCGCACCGAACAGGCCCCGGCCGAATTCCACCGGGTGGAATCCATTGCCCAGGCAGCAGGCCTGCCCTGGGTCATGGAGCCGCGCGGTGCGGCCTCACGGCACTGGGCGGAGCAGGTATGCAGGCTGGCCGGCTTCGAACCGGACGTGCGCTATCAGACGGCAGACCTGCAGGCGCATGTGCGGCTGGTGGAATCCGGTAATGCGGTAGCATTACTGCCGGACCTCGTCTGGGCCGCCCAGCCCAGGGACTTGCGCACGGTAGCGTTGCCCGGATTGCCGCAGCGCACCATCTTCACCGCAATGCGCCGCTCCAGTGCGCAAAACCCCGCCATCAGGGCGGTGCGGAGGGCACTGCAGGACGAGGCCGGCGCACTACCCCGCGACATCGGTCAGGGGAGCTAG
- the putP gene encoding sodium/proline symporter PutP produces the protein MSDQAFQLIAIAVYLCAMLAIGYFAFKRTTNIDDYMLADRGLKPGVAALSAGASDMSGWLLMGLPGAIYLNGLISAWIAIGLTIGAWLNWKFVAPRLRSYTEVAQNAITIPSFFEKRLKDNSHALRISAAVIILAFFTFYVSSGMVAAGKFFEASFGWDYFTGMFMVAGITLVYTIFGGFLGATLTDVAQGLLMFAALIAVPIVAVIQMGNLGDFSTKLTEVNPDALNLFSSFGGDANWFMAAIAIFSTAAWGLGYFGQPHILVRFMALRSPGEAKTARRIGIGWMILTAVGAIATALIGIVYFAESPLDKSSSETVFLLLSQVFFHPFVAGLVLAAVLAAIMSTMSSQLIVCSSALVEDLYNIVGRTASPKKQVNLGRLGVLIVAVVAALMALNRNSSILDLVGFAWAGFGAAFGPIVLLSLYWRKLTATGALAGMLTGAATVFIWGNIDPLTQNMYEIVPGFLLNLLVTVLVSRATFKANEVIEDEFSIMEKQVAGV, from the coding sequence ATGTCCGACCAAGCCTTCCAGCTGATCGCGATCGCTGTGTACCTGTGCGCGATGCTCGCCATCGGCTACTTCGCATTCAAGCGCACCACCAACATCGACGATTACATGCTTGCCGACCGCGGGCTCAAGCCCGGCGTAGCGGCCCTGTCCGCCGGCGCCTCCGACATGTCCGGCTGGCTGCTCATGGGCCTGCCCGGCGCGATCTACCTCAACGGACTGATCTCCGCCTGGATCGCCATCGGCCTCACCATCGGCGCCTGGCTCAACTGGAAGTTCGTCGCTCCGCGACTGCGTTCCTACACGGAGGTGGCGCAGAACGCGATCACCATCCCAAGCTTCTTCGAAAAGCGGCTCAAGGACAATAGCCACGCACTGCGCATCAGCGCCGCTGTCATCATCCTGGCCTTCTTCACGTTCTACGTGTCCTCCGGCATGGTCGCCGCGGGCAAGTTCTTCGAGGCCTCCTTCGGCTGGGACTACTTCACCGGCATGTTCATGGTCGCCGGCATCACGCTGGTCTACACGATCTTCGGCGGCTTCCTCGGCGCAACGCTCACAGATGTGGCCCAGGGCCTGCTGATGTTTGCAGCATTGATTGCCGTGCCGATTGTCGCAGTGATCCAGATGGGAAACCTCGGCGACTTCAGCACCAAACTGACCGAGGTCAACCCCGACGCACTAAACCTCTTCTCCAGCTTCGGCGGGGACGCGAACTGGTTCATGGCCGCGATAGCGATCTTCTCCACCGCCGCCTGGGGCCTGGGCTACTTCGGCCAGCCGCACATCCTCGTGCGCTTCATGGCTCTGCGTTCCCCGGGAGAGGCAAAGACAGCCCGCCGGATCGGCATCGGTTGGATGATCCTCACCGCCGTCGGCGCCATCGCCACGGCACTGATCGGCATCGTCTACTTCGCCGAGTCCCCGTTGGACAAGTCCAGCTCGGAAACGGTCTTCCTGCTGCTGAGCCAAGTCTTCTTCCACCCGTTCGTCGCCGGACTGGTGCTGGCGGCGGTCCTGGCAGCGATCATGTCCACCATGTCCTCGCAACTGATCGTCTGCTCCTCGGCCCTGGTCGAGGACCTCTACAACATCGTCGGACGCACTGCATCCCCGAAGAAGCAGGTCAACCTGGGACGTCTCGGCGTGCTGATCGTCGCCGTGGTCGCCGCGCTGATGGCCCTGAACCGGAACTCCAGCATCTTGGATCTGGTCGGCTTCGCCTGGGCCGGCTTCGGCGCCGCCTTCGGCCCGATCGTGCTGCTGAGCCTGTACTGGCGCAAGCTCACCGCCACCGGCGCGCTGGCCGGCATGCTCACCGGTGCAGCCACCGTATTCATCTGGGGCAACATCGATCCGTTGACCCAGAATATGTACGAGATCGTCCCCGGCTTCCTGCTGAACCTGCTCGTCACGGTCCTGGTCTCGCGGGCAACGTTCAAGGCAAACGAGGTCATCGAGGACGAGTTCTCCATCATGGAGAAGCAGGTCGCCGGCGTCTAG
- a CDS encoding S10 family peptidase, with protein MPEHTAAPAPVEPAKPEATDDFTTRRHATASGLRYTSTTGRMVLRREESTGGKAEGHRPKAEIFLVSYTADQAPTESPAAVNAKPRAKKHTDPVPAPLPNPRPVIFAFNGGPGSASVWLHMGLLGPRIVDSGDAGNMTPAPYGIIDNPETILEHADLVMIDPVNTGFSRVVDGGKDDEFHSFIEDRDLIAEVIRLWVTRNERWLSPKYLIGESYGTLRAVAVARRLYEAYGMAVNGLGLISTVLNMSTLDFAPGNDTPYALHLPTYAAIAHHHGRHGNRPLQEVVRDAEDYASGDYVLALHLGNRISKRKYDAAVKHLAELTTLSEAFIRRTDLRWDYMEFATELLREKGLMVGRIDGRFTGRPPRLQESHTWDDPSLRAIAGPYSAAINHYVRAELGYSSDLPYEVLTGRVQPWSYKTFEGVPVDVTRDLERLMVDLPHLRVHVDYGYHDGATPHFAAEYVWAHMNLGPEARTRLSHHYHAAGHMMYLNPACRSDQLSALAAFVAPAG; from the coding sequence ATGCCCGAACACACCGCCGCGCCAGCACCCGTCGAACCAGCCAAGCCAGAGGCCACGGACGACTTCACCACACGACGCCATGCCACGGCCTCCGGGCTGCGCTACACCTCGACCACCGGGCGCATGGTGCTGCGCCGTGAGGAGTCCACCGGGGGCAAGGCCGAGGGGCACCGGCCCAAGGCCGAAATCTTCCTGGTCTCCTACACAGCAGACCAGGCGCCAACCGAATCCCCCGCGGCGGTGAACGCCAAGCCGCGGGCCAAGAAGCACACGGACCCGGTTCCAGCGCCGTTACCCAACCCGCGCCCCGTCATCTTCGCTTTCAACGGCGGACCGGGCTCGGCCAGCGTCTGGCTGCACATGGGCCTGCTGGGCCCGCGCATCGTCGATTCGGGCGACGCCGGGAACATGACACCCGCGCCCTACGGCATCATCGATAACCCGGAAACCATCCTCGAGCACGCCGATCTGGTCATGATCGACCCGGTGAACACCGGATTCTCCCGCGTCGTCGACGGCGGCAAGGACGACGAGTTCCATTCCTTCATCGAGGACCGCGATCTGATCGCCGAGGTCATCCGGCTCTGGGTCACCCGCAACGAGCGCTGGCTCTCCCCCAAGTACCTCATCGGCGAAAGCTACGGCACGCTGCGCGCCGTGGCCGTGGCCCGACGCCTGTACGAGGCCTACGGCATGGCGGTCAACGGGCTGGGGTTGATCAGCACGGTGCTGAACATGTCCACCCTGGACTTCGCCCCGGGCAATGACACCCCCTACGCGCTGCACCTGCCCACTTACGCCGCCATCGCCCACCACCACGGTCGCCACGGGAACCGGCCGCTTCAGGAAGTGGTTCGCGACGCCGAGGATTATGCCTCGGGCGACTACGTGCTGGCGCTGCATCTGGGCAACCGGATCTCCAAGCGCAAATACGACGCGGCGGTCAAGCACTTGGCGGAGCTGACCACACTGTCGGAGGCCTTCATCAGGCGCACCGACCTGCGTTGGGACTACATGGAATTCGCCACCGAGCTGCTGCGCGAAAAGGGGCTGATGGTCGGGCGCATCGACGGCCGCTTCACCGGGCGCCCGCCGCGGCTGCAGGAATCACACACCTGGGACGACCCCTCGCTGCGCGCCATCGCCGGACCGTACTCGGCGGCCATCAACCACTACGTGCGGGCCGAACTGGGCTATAGCTCGGACCTGCCCTACGAGGTGCTCACCGGCCGCGTCCAGCCCTGGAGCTACAAGACGTTCGAGGGCGTTCCGGTCGACGTGACCCGGGACTTGGAACGGCTGATGGTCGATCTGCCGCACCTGCGCGTGCATGTCGACTACGGATACCACGACGGCGCCACCCCGCACTTCGCCGCCGAATACGTGTGGGCGCACATGAACCTGGGCCCGGAGGCGCGAACCCGCCTCAGCCATCACTATCACGCCGCCGGGCACATGATGTATCTGAACCCCGCCTGCCGCAGCGACCAGCTCAGCGCGCTGGCCGCTTTCGTAGCGCCGGCCGGGTAG
- a CDS encoding polysaccharide deacetylase family protein: MWDPVTKDHAIIRIAGTFLLIAVLAAGPAGIASVTPPPSVAAAPASAPAVALAGGFAAAKLPSSLTTTAALHLRTGSGTSFRILLTIPKGKAVSVLAKAANGWYRVRYAGKTGWASGKYLGKGKPGGSSTPHLPRAHQNSGPNRSSRVVLTFDDCPRTLTAFTAAINYASRHDIALVLAPTGDCLTSFKHRYGVDLAARARAKGHWVINHSVSHPDLRTLSCAQAAAQLRGTGVRTNYGRPPYGAIDEGVRCAYARVGMNIWTWTRDTLDWSTKSKSTTIARASAAKPGDTVLMHMGWQGFAPDSIRQIKKGLDRRGVELCRAYHGANGTGPVYRTPRLLPASLPC; this comes from the coding sequence ATGTGGGATCCGGTAACGAAAGACCACGCGATCATCCGCATCGCGGGAACGTTCCTGCTCATTGCGGTGCTGGCGGCAGGCCCGGCGGGCATTGCTTCGGTCACACCGCCGCCTTCCGTGGCAGCAGCCCCGGCTTCAGCCCCCGCCGTGGCTTTGGCGGGGGGCTTCGCCGCGGCAAAGCTCCCGTCCTCGCTCACCACCACGGCAGCCCTGCATCTACGAACCGGCAGCGGCACCTCGTTCAGGATCCTACTCACCATCCCGAAGGGCAAGGCGGTCAGTGTCCTGGCCAAGGCTGCCAACGGCTGGTACCGGGTCCGCTATGCGGGAAAAACCGGTTGGGCCAGCGGCAAATACCTGGGTAAGGGGAAGCCGGGCGGATCATCGACTCCGCACCTACCGCGCGCCCACCAGAACAGCGGCCCGAACAGGTCATCCAGGGTCGTGCTGACCTTCGACGACTGCCCACGCACCCTCACCGCCTTCACGGCGGCGATCAACTACGCGTCGAGGCACGACATCGCGCTGGTCCTGGCTCCCACGGGAGATTGCCTCACCTCGTTCAAGCACCGCTACGGAGTGGACCTGGCCGCACGCGCCCGGGCCAAGGGCCACTGGGTGATCAACCACTCGGTCTCGCACCCTGACCTGCGCACGCTTTCCTGCGCGCAGGCCGCCGCCCAGTTGCGCGGCACCGGGGTTCGCACCAACTACGGACGTCCTCCCTATGGCGCCATAGACGAAGGAGTGCGCTGCGCATATGCCAGAGTCGGAATGAATATTTGGACCTGGACCCGAGACACCCTTGACTGGAGCACCAAGTCGAAGTCCACCACCATTGCCCGGGCCTCAGCGGCGAAGCCGGGCGACACAGTGCTGATGCACATGGGGTGGCAGGGCTTCGCTCCCGACTCGATCCGCCAGATCAAAAAGGGCCTTGACCGGCGCGGAGTGGAGCTCTGCCGCGCCTACCACGGGGCCAACGGGACGGGTCCGGTCTATCGCACCCCGCGGCTGCTCCCCGCCTCGCTGCCCTGCTGA
- a CDS encoding NAD-dependent epimerase/dehydratase family protein has protein sequence MLWNRTQSHFFALEPHQLWDVLKDPSTLPRWNRAVAALVPRGEETGPGTELDQVPNPPLFGAIHSRTAPPATITRYEEGRALAWRQPQPGGGLIVSWEIDSEAGGTRLTQIVCVAGPGSPVFVKAAARPLASRFAENCARLYTLAGGVPSTGHKVVIAGGNGCLGRALAADLLCRGHEIAILTRNPLPDSPFRQVAWDGSSTGSWAAELESGGGPISLVNLAGKLVDCRPTADNIEALRDSRVSPTRLLVRASRELSTPLTHWVQASTTAIYGDAHDAQLSEDSPLPLGADALEQMTGVALPWEQAAQGANSGSLHLLRTSIVLAQESPAFDRLALLARAGLGGKVGNGKQWVSWIHLADWLRVVRACLGLEPGLDVPDGPVVASAPHPVTNQELMHELRTRLAPGPLKKHSLATPTPLVRIGAAALRTDPALGLTGRHVTSHVLAEIGFEFAQPALSPALDELLG, from the coding sequence ATGCTCTGGAACCGCACGCAGTCGCATTTTTTCGCCCTTGAACCCCACCAACTATGGGACGTATTAAAGGACCCGTCGACGCTTCCGCGGTGGAACCGGGCGGTTGCCGCGCTGGTCCCTCGCGGCGAGGAGACCGGACCGGGCACTGAACTGGATCAGGTCCCGAATCCCCCGCTATTCGGCGCGATCCATTCGCGCACCGCACCGCCGGCGACCATCACCCGCTACGAGGAGGGGCGGGCCCTGGCCTGGCGCCAGCCGCAACCCGGCGGCGGACTGATTGTCAGCTGGGAGATCGATTCCGAGGCCGGGGGTACCCGGCTGACCCAAATCGTCTGCGTTGCCGGTCCCGGCTCCCCCGTCTTCGTCAAAGCAGCGGCCCGTCCGCTGGCCTCCCGCTTCGCCGAGAACTGCGCCAGGCTTTACACCCTGGCCGGAGGCGTTCCAAGCACCGGCCACAAGGTCGTCATCGCCGGAGGCAACGGCTGTCTAGGTCGGGCGTTGGCCGCGGACCTGTTATGCCGCGGGCACGAGATAGCCATCCTGACCCGCAACCCACTGCCGGATTCACCATTCCGCCAGGTTGCCTGGGACGGCTCGTCCACCGGATCTTGGGCCGCGGAACTGGAATCTGGTGGCGGCCCCATCTCATTGGTGAATCTGGCCGGCAAGCTGGTCGACTGCCGACCCACGGCGGATAACATCGAGGCGCTGCGGGATTCCAGGGTCTCCCCCACCAGGCTCCTCGTTCGGGCCTCGCGGGAACTGAGCACGCCGCTGACCCACTGGGTGCAGGCCAGCACCACGGCCATCTACGGCGACGCGCACGATGCCCAGCTCTCCGAGGACTCGCCGCTTCCCCTCGGTGCCGATGCGCTGGAGCAGATGACCGGTGTGGCGCTGCCGTGGGAGCAGGCTGCCCAGGGCGCCAACTCCGGTTCGCTTCACCTGTTGCGGACCTCGATCGTACTGGCCCAGGAATCCCCCGCCTTCGACCGGCTCGCCCTGCTGGCCAGGGCTGGTCTGGGCGGAAAGGTAGGCAACGGCAAACAATGGGTGAGCTGGATCCACCTGGCCGACTGGCTGCGCGTGGTCCGCGCCTGCCTGGGCCTAGAGCCGGGCTTGGACGTCCCCGACGGCCCTGTGGTTGCCTCCGCCCCGCATCCTGTCACCAATCAGGAGCTGATGCATGAGTTGCGCACCCGGCTCGCCCCGGGCCCGCTGAAGAAACATTCACTGGCGACGCCGACGCCGCTAGTGCGCATCGGTGCCGCAGCCCTACGCACCGACCCGGCACTCGGGCTGACCGGCCGCCATGTGACGTCACACGTGCTGGCCGAGATCGGCTTCGAGTTCGCCCAGCCGGCGCTGAGCCCGGCCTTGGATGAGCTCCTTGGCTGA